In a genomic window of Occallatibacter riparius:
- the coaBC gene encoding bifunctional phosphopantothenoylcysteine decarboxylase/phosphopantothenate--cysteine ligase CoaBC yields MRVTVGVSGGIAAYKAAELVRELQRQALEVHVVMTEAACKFVQPLTFAALSGHKVITGLWDDSDSAQGSYESSIEHIGEAQWADALVVAPATADTLAKFAHGIADNFLTTMYLATKAPVLVAPAMNVNMWEHPATQANLHILRERGVRVIDPGTGDLACGMVGAGRMAEPAAIAEAVLNILGPRHDLAGETILVTAGGTREALDPVRFIGNRSSGKMGYAIAEAAQSRGAKVVLISGPSALYPPSHVELVKVTTADQMRNAVLEHLNDASIVIKAAAVADYRPVVVSDQKLKRTGPMTIELAPTEDILAEVARRRRPGQLIIGFAAETENRVENGRAKLLRKGADAIVINDVSGDRTGIDSDLNAATFLTPSTSIEMPVMTKRRLADRILDETLLLRRPKPLVVEVEGVNPQDKVLQQSLTPARRPVIVE; encoded by the coding sequence ATGCGCGTAACCGTTGGCGTCTCAGGAGGCATCGCTGCCTACAAGGCCGCAGAGCTGGTCCGCGAACTGCAGCGTCAGGCTCTTGAAGTTCACGTAGTGATGACAGAAGCTGCCTGCAAGTTCGTGCAGCCGCTCACCTTCGCTGCACTCAGCGGGCACAAGGTCATCACCGGCCTGTGGGACGACTCCGACTCCGCTCAGGGTTCCTACGAATCCTCCATCGAGCACATCGGCGAAGCTCAGTGGGCCGACGCCCTCGTCGTCGCCCCCGCTACCGCCGACACCCTCGCCAAATTCGCCCACGGCATCGCCGATAATTTCCTCACCACCATGTACCTCGCCACCAAGGCACCGGTCCTCGTCGCTCCCGCCATGAACGTCAATATGTGGGAGCACCCGGCCACTCAGGCAAATCTCCATATCCTTCGAGAGCGCGGCGTCAGAGTCATCGACCCCGGCACTGGCGACCTCGCTTGCGGCATGGTCGGCGCCGGCCGCATGGCCGAGCCCGCCGCCATCGCGGAAGCCGTCCTCAACATCCTGGGCCCTCGCCACGACCTCGCCGGCGAGACCATCCTCGTCACCGCCGGAGGCACCCGCGAAGCCCTCGACCCAGTCCGCTTCATTGGCAACCGCTCCAGCGGCAAAATGGGTTACGCCATCGCTGAAGCCGCCCAATCTCGCGGAGCGAAAGTCGTCCTCATCAGCGGCCCCTCCGCGCTCTACCCCCCCTCCCACGTTGAGCTTGTGAAGGTCACGACCGCTGACCAGATGCGCAACGCCGTCCTCGAGCACCTCAACGATGCCAGCATCGTCATCAAGGCCGCCGCCGTCGCCGACTACCGCCCTGTCGTCGTTTCCGATCAGAAGCTCAAGCGCACGGGCCCCATGACCATCGAGCTCGCGCCCACTGAGGACATCCTCGCGGAAGTCGCGCGACGCCGTCGTCCCGGCCAGCTCATCATCGGCTTCGCCGCCGAAACCGAAAACCGTGTTGAAAACGGGCGCGCCAAGCTCCTCCGCAAGGGTGCCGACGCCATCGTCATTAACGACGTCTCCGGCGACCGCACCGGCATCGACTCCGACCTGAACGCGGCCACCTTCCTTACCCCCTCCACCTCCATCGAGATGCCCGTCATGACCAAGCGCCGCCTGGCCGACCGCATCCTCGACGAAACCCTGCTCCTCCGTCGCCCCAAGCCGCTTGTTGTCGAAGTCGAAGGAGTGAACCCGCAGGACAAGGTCCTCCAGCAGTCCCTCACACCCGCTCGTCGCCCCGTCATCGTGGAGTAG
- a CDS encoding response regulator transcription factor: MSIDRTPQPIRIGVLAGEEIRLQGLTMIFEQAPPPDQPRLLPVFDTLEKLLSNPEVEYLVVDLNSADGGFHTLEVVRRSRPAMRQIVIGPDDDDKVLEAIIAGARAYLYSSATPETVRMAIDIVVSGSIWAPRRLLSRLIDELLGISGSKVIAPGAQLTDRERQVLKLILEAKSNREIAEELEIEERTVKAHVGRLMRKTGAENRIQLTTRAMNRSLLPEGQHPPRSAEED, translated from the coding sequence GTGTCCATAGATAGAACCCCGCAGCCGATTCGCATCGGCGTCCTCGCCGGCGAGGAGATCCGTCTCCAGGGCCTCACCATGATTTTCGAACAGGCCCCCCCTCCCGATCAGCCCCGCCTCCTGCCCGTCTTCGATACCCTCGAAAAGCTGCTTTCGAACCCAGAGGTTGAATACCTGGTAGTCGATCTCAACTCCGCTGACGGCGGCTTTCACACCCTTGAAGTCGTGCGCCGCTCCCGTCCCGCTATGCGCCAGATCGTCATCGGCCCCGACGACGACGACAAGGTCCTCGAAGCCATCATCGCCGGCGCTCGCGCCTACCTCTACTCCTCCGCCACCCCCGAAACCGTCCGCATGGCCATCGACATCGTCGTGAGCGGCTCTATCTGGGCCCCCCGCCGCCTGCTCTCCCGGCTCATCGACGAACTTCTTGGTATTAGCGGCAGCAAGGTGATCGCACCCGGTGCGCAACTTACCGACCGCGAACGCCAGGTCCTGAAGTTAATACTCGAAGCTAAGTCGAATCGCGAAATTGCAGAGGAGCTCGAAATCGAGGAACGCACCGTGAAGGCCCACGTAGGCCGCCTCATGCGCAAGACCGGCGCCGAGAACCGCATCCAGCTGACCACCCGCGCTATGAACCGTTCCCTCCTGCCGGAAGGCCAACACCCCCCTCGCTCCGCCGAAGAAGACTGA
- a CDS encoding uracil-DNA glycosylase, with amino-acid sequence MPALDPATQQALAARLRFYRDLGLTDFYRRPLDPALLESLASEPTAPGAPGPSHLGTGDSPTQPEPSRAPSLPAASSPERVGDHEPHPIDVQESDIPPRKPIAAPPAVAPAVTDPAEALRIIRDEIGDCTRCGLHKGRNKLVFGDGSPTARLMFVGEGPGADEDAQGLPFVGKAGQLLNNMITAMGLKREDVYIANVVKCRPPQNRTPEPDEANTCSPFLFQQIDAIRPEVIVALGATAATYLLGQRQPLAGLRGRVHTWRGSKLIVTYHPAFLLRDPRQKKEAWADLQIAMRELGLKVAGKS; translated from the coding sequence GTGCCCGCCCTCGATCCCGCAACCCAGCAGGCCCTCGCCGCGCGCCTCCGCTTCTACCGCGACCTCGGCCTCACCGACTTCTACCGCCGCCCCCTCGACCCTGCGCTTCTGGAATCACTCGCATCCGAGCCCACAGCTCCGGGTGCCCCCGGTCCCTCGCACTTGGGGACCGGGGACTCTCCAACCCAGCCCGAACCTTCCCGTGCCCCATCCTTACCGGCAGCTTCATCGCCGGAAAGGGTGGGAGACCACGAACCCCACCCCATCGATGTTCAGGAGTCCGACATCCCGCCCCGCAAGCCCATCGCCGCCCCGCCCGCCGTCGCTCCCGCGGTCACCGACCCCGCCGAAGCCCTTCGCATAATCCGCGACGAAATCGGTGACTGCACCCGCTGCGGGCTCCACAAGGGTCGCAACAAGCTCGTCTTCGGCGACGGCTCTCCCACGGCACGCCTCATGTTCGTAGGTGAAGGCCCAGGAGCCGATGAAGACGCACAAGGCCTCCCCTTCGTCGGCAAAGCCGGTCAGCTCCTCAACAACATGATCACGGCCATGGGGCTCAAGCGCGAAGACGTCTACATCGCCAACGTGGTCAAGTGCCGGCCCCCGCAGAACCGCACCCCCGAGCCCGACGAAGCCAACACCTGCTCCCCGTTCCTCTTCCAGCAGATCGACGCCATCCGCCCCGAAGTCATCGTTGCCCTCGGCGCCACCGCCGCGACGTATCTGCTCGGCCAGCGCCAGCCTCTCGCCGGTCTCCGCGGACGCGTCCACACCTGGCGCGGCAGCAAGCTCATCGTGACCTACCACCCCGCCTTCCTGCTCCGCGACCCGCGCCAGAAGAAGGAGGCCTGGGCCGATCTCCAGATCGCCATGCGCGAACTAGGCCTGAAAGTAGCAGGTAAATCCTGA
- a CDS encoding lysophospholipid acyltransferase family protein has product MQERLEYWLVTAVARTLGRLPRGISRILVRILTFTCYIALSRLRRVGQRNLDLALPKLPPNTKKKILRHVYRNLGWQLVEFCRMPRYTPENTRNWIRTEGLDHYLAARARGKGVLILTGHLGAWELSSFYHSLMGYPMGMVIRRLDNRVLDEYVNGIRCLHGNRVLHKDDFARGLLTAMRSGQTVGILMDTNMTPPQGEFVKFFGVTACTASGLARVALKTGAAVLPGFCLWEEKEQQYVLHFGPELDFTRTPKPESAHEADILALTQQCNDVLESWIRRYPDQWLWIHRRWKTRAPGEAGVY; this is encoded by the coding sequence ATGCAGGAACGCCTCGAATACTGGCTGGTCACGGCCGTCGCGCGCACTCTTGGCCGATTGCCCCGCGGTATCTCCCGCATCCTCGTCCGCATCCTCACCTTCACCTGTTACATAGCGCTGTCCCGCCTCCGCCGCGTCGGCCAGCGCAACCTGGATCTTGCCCTTCCCAAACTCCCGCCCAACACTAAGAAAAAAATCCTGCGCCACGTCTACCGCAATCTCGGCTGGCAACTCGTCGAGTTCTGCCGCATGCCCCGCTACACGCCCGAAAACACCCGCAACTGGATCCGCACCGAGGGCCTCGACCATTACCTCGCCGCCCGCGCCCGCGGCAAAGGCGTGCTCATTCTCACCGGCCACCTCGGCGCATGGGAGCTTTCCAGCTTCTACCACTCCCTCATGGGGTACCCCATGGGCATGGTCATCCGCCGCCTCGACAACCGCGTCCTCGACGAGTACGTCAACGGCATCCGCTGCCTCCATGGCAACCGCGTCCTCCACAAAGACGACTTCGCCCGCGGCCTCCTCACCGCCATGCGCTCCGGCCAGACCGTTGGCATCCTCATGGACACGAACATGACCCCGCCCCAGGGCGAGTTCGTCAAGTTCTTCGGCGTGACTGCCTGCACCGCCTCCGGCCTCGCCCGCGTCGCGCTCAAAACCGGAGCCGCCGTCCTCCCCGGCTTCTGCCTCTGGGAAGAGAAGGAGCAGCAGTACGTCCTTCACTTCGGCCCCGAGCTCGACTTCACCCGCACCCCCAAACCTGAATCAGCCCACGAAGCCGACATCCTCGCGCTCACCCAGCAGTGCAACGACGTCCTCGAATCCTGGATCCGCCGCTACCCCGACCAGTGGCTCTGGATCCACCGCCGCTGGAAAACCCGGGCGCCAGGAGAAGCTGGCGTGTATTGA
- a CDS encoding lipid-binding SYLF domain-containing protein, which translates to MKKLLATVSLCLLLSCTAFAASSREELQARVDSAKDVLDAIMGAQDSSIPANILQHATCVGVVPGLKKGAFVFGGQYGQGVVTCRTGHGWSAPVFIRMAGGSWGLQIGAQSTDLVLIAVNKQGFQDLLRNKFKIGADAAAAAGPVGRNGQAATDWKMNAELLTYSRSKGLFAGIDLDGTVVSQNTDDTQLYFGRELGADQILTGTVDVPVGAVPFVKDVAHHFVAAKRGE; encoded by the coding sequence ATGAAGAAGCTGCTTGCAACTGTTTCCCTGTGCCTCCTGCTCTCCTGCACCGCCTTCGCCGCTTCTTCCCGCGAGGAGCTGCAGGCGCGCGTTGACTCGGCCAAAGACGTTCTCGATGCCATCATGGGCGCGCAGGACAGCAGCATCCCGGCCAATATCCTCCAGCACGCCACCTGCGTCGGCGTCGTCCCTGGCCTCAAGAAGGGCGCCTTCGTCTTCGGCGGTCAGTACGGCCAGGGCGTCGTGACCTGCCGCACCGGCCATGGCTGGAGCGCCCCCGTCTTCATCCGTATGGCAGGCGGTTCCTGGGGCCTTCAGATCGGCGCGCAGTCCACGGACCTCGTCCTCATCGCCGTGAACAAGCAGGGCTTCCAGGATCTGCTCCGCAATAAGTTCAAGATCGGCGCTGACGCCGCAGCCGCGGCCGGTCCCGTCGGCCGCAACGGACAGGCCGCCACCGACTGGAAGATGAACGCCGAGCTGCTCACCTACTCGCGCAGCAAGGGTCTCTTCGCCGGTATCGATCTTGACGGCACCGTAGTCAGCCAGAACACCGACGACACCCAGCTCTACTTCGGCCGCGAGCTCGGCGCCGATCAGATCCTCACCGGCACGGTCGACGTCCCCGTAGGCGCAGTACCTTTCGTCAAAGACGTGGCCCACCACTTCGTTGCCGCCAAGCGCGGCGAATGA
- a CDS encoding HU family DNA-binding protein, giving the protein MIKQDIVHHVIERTGLPRTKAEAAVDTVFEGLKQALAAGERIELRGFGVFSVRARKTGIGRNPRTGTEVSITPGKAVRFKPGKDLHALEGDSSGGSTPANGE; this is encoded by the coding sequence TTGATTAAGCAGGACATTGTTCATCATGTGATTGAGCGCACTGGCCTGCCTCGGACCAAGGCAGAAGCGGCCGTCGATACGGTGTTCGAAGGCTTGAAGCAGGCTTTGGCAGCGGGCGAACGAATCGAGCTGCGGGGATTTGGCGTGTTCAGCGTACGGGCGCGCAAGACGGGCATTGGACGGAATCCGCGCACGGGGACCGAAGTCAGCATCACGCCGGGCAAGGCGGTCCGATTCAAGCCGGGCAAAGACCTGCACGCGCTGGAGGGCGACAGCTCCGGCGGCAGCACACCTGCAAACGGCGAATAA
- the priA gene encoding replication restart helicase PriA, which translates to MPLYCEVALPVPLDRTFTYAAPDGQYPQRGSRVIAPLRNEKLIGVVMSVSNTAPADFEARYLEAVLDQTADQSLESSAEAEPLLSEALLSLAEWIAQYYLAPIGEVLRGMLPLMAEVSRTVYYRITDLGRDILANSLENQSGIPFANKTANPRKPAKNDNTGEEQNTPRRILERLASGDPVKVSTLRTASGASLSDLAALVRKKWIARETAAAERDARRTERFAVLIPEARLPALSTNQQAILAELAACGGEIPILELRKRGLSNATLQTLVRRGLVRIDERAAAFRLGGIERSSPPIRLNESQTEALASIASALGAFHPFLLHGVTGSGKTAVYLAAMQRALDRNLASILLVPEIGLTPQTAGLLDAAFGSKVALLHSALTPEERSEQWRRIRNGDAPIVVGTRSAIFAPVPHLGLILVDEEHDQSYKQEETPRYNARDVAVMRAKFANAVVVLGSATPSLETWHNSEQSKYKRIEMRERVNQRPLPEVELVDMRGEFQQTGQENLFSRSLIQQTQAALERGEQAIILLNRRGYSFAVMCRACGAKLECQNCAIALTHHKPPAEGELAREGQRLECHYCGYRRTVPARCPQCDSEHLYYLGAGSQQGEERLTEIFPTARIGRMDRDTVRGRHDLERLLSRLHSGEINLLVGTQMIAKGHDIHGVTLVGVVGCDHALSMPDFRAAERVFQLMTQVSGRAGRGELPGRVVVQTYHPDHYAILAAAKHDYAAFIEKELKYRRWMHYPPFGVLANVLIQSPKLEEAANWSAILGKWFQQTAPQGVRVLGPCTAPVARIKGIYRFHLILKSVSRQTLNGVLRSMLAHADTANIPRRNITVDVDAQRLM; encoded by the coding sequence ATGCCTCTCTACTGCGAAGTCGCGCTGCCCGTCCCGCTGGACCGCACCTTCACCTACGCGGCCCCCGACGGCCAATATCCGCAGCGCGGCTCCCGCGTCATCGCCCCCTTGCGCAATGAGAAGCTCATCGGCGTCGTCATGAGCGTCAGCAACACCGCGCCTGCCGACTTCGAAGCCCGCTATCTCGAAGCCGTACTGGATCAAACTGCAGACCAGAGCCTCGAGTCCAGCGCCGAAGCCGAACCGCTCCTCAGCGAAGCCCTTCTCTCCCTCGCCGAATGGATCGCGCAATATTACCTCGCCCCCATCGGCGAAGTCCTCCGCGGCATGTTGCCTCTCATGGCCGAGGTCAGCCGCACCGTCTACTACCGCATCACCGACCTCGGCCGCGACATCCTCGCCAACTCGCTCGAAAACCAGTCCGGCATCCCCTTCGCGAACAAGACCGCCAATCCGCGCAAGCCTGCGAAGAACGACAACACCGGCGAAGAACAAAACACGCCGCGCCGCATCCTCGAGCGCCTCGCCTCCGGTGATCCCGTCAAAGTCTCCACGCTGCGCACCGCCTCCGGCGCGTCTCTCTCCGATCTCGCCGCCCTCGTCCGCAAAAAATGGATCGCGCGCGAAACCGCCGCCGCCGAGCGCGACGCACGTCGCACCGAGCGCTTCGCCGTCCTCATTCCTGAAGCGCGCCTGCCCGCTCTCTCTACGAACCAGCAAGCCATCCTCGCCGAGCTCGCCGCCTGCGGTGGCGAAATCCCCATCCTCGAGCTGCGCAAACGCGGACTCTCCAATGCCACACTGCAAACCCTCGTCCGGCGCGGCCTGGTCCGCATCGACGAACGCGCTGCCGCCTTCCGCCTCGGCGGCATCGAGCGCTCCAGCCCGCCCATCCGCCTCAACGAGTCGCAAACAGAAGCACTCGCCTCCATCGCTTCCGCACTCGGCGCATTCCACCCCTTCCTGCTTCACGGCGTCACTGGATCAGGCAAGACCGCAGTCTACCTCGCCGCCATGCAGCGCGCGCTCGATCGCAACCTTGCCTCCATCCTCCTCGTCCCCGAAATCGGCCTCACGCCGCAGACCGCCGGCCTCCTCGACGCCGCCTTCGGCAGCAAGGTCGCCCTGCTTCATTCCGCACTCACGCCTGAAGAACGCAGCGAGCAGTGGCGCCGCATACGCAACGGAGACGCGCCCATCGTCGTAGGCACGCGCTCCGCAATCTTCGCGCCCGTGCCCCACCTTGGCCTCATCCTCGTCGATGAAGAGCACGACCAGAGCTACAAGCAGGAAGAGACCCCGCGCTACAACGCACGCGACGTGGCCGTCATGCGCGCCAAGTTCGCCAACGCCGTCGTCGTCCTCGGCTCCGCCACGCCCTCACTTGAAACCTGGCACAACTCCGAGCAGTCGAAGTACAAGCGCATCGAAATGCGCGAGCGCGTCAATCAGCGCCCGCTGCCCGAAGTTGAGCTAGTCGATATGCGCGGCGAGTTCCAGCAGACCGGCCAGGAAAATCTCTTCTCGCGCTCGCTTATCCAGCAAACGCAGGCCGCCCTCGAACGCGGCGAGCAGGCCATCATTCTCCTCAACCGCCGTGGCTATTCCTTCGCCGTCATGTGCCGCGCCTGCGGAGCCAAGCTCGAGTGCCAGAACTGCGCCATCGCCCTCACCCATCACAAGCCGCCCGCCGAAGGCGAGCTCGCGCGTGAAGGCCAGCGCCTCGAATGCCACTACTGCGGCTACCGGCGCACCGTTCCAGCGCGCTGTCCGCAATGCGACTCCGAGCACCTCTACTACCTCGGCGCAGGCTCGCAGCAGGGCGAAGAACGTCTCACTGAAATCTTTCCCACTGCCCGCATCGGCCGCATGGATCGCGACACCGTGCGCGGCCGCCACGATCTTGAACGCCTGCTCTCCCGCCTGCACTCCGGCGAAATCAATCTCCTCGTCGGCACGCAGATGATCGCCAAAGGCCACGACATCCACGGCGTCACGCTCGTAGGCGTCGTTGGTTGCGATCACGCGCTTTCCATGCCCGACTTCCGTGCCGCCGAGCGCGTCTTCCAGCTCATGACCCAGGTCTCAGGCCGCGCCGGCCGCGGCGAACTCCCCGGCCGCGTCGTCGTGCAGACCTACCACCCCGACCACTACGCCATCCTCGCCGCCGCCAAGCACGACTATGCCGCCTTCATCGAGAAGGAACTCAAGTATCGCCGCTGGATGCACTACCCGCCCTTTGGCGTCCTCGCCAACGTGCTCATCCAGTCACCCAAACTTGAAGAAGCCGCCAACTGGTCTGCGATCCTCGGCAAATGGTTCCAGCAGACCGCCCCGCAAGGCGTACGCGTGCTGGGCCCGTGCACCGCGCCGGTCGCGCGCATCAAGGGCATCTACCGCTTTCACCTGATTCTGAAATCCGTCTCGCGCCAGACACTCAACGGTGTCCTCCGCAGCATGCTCGCCCACGCCGACACCGCCAACATCCCCCGCCGCAACATCACCGTAGACGTAGACGCCCAACGCCTCATGTAA
- the lpxD gene encoding UDP-3-O-(3-hydroxymyristoyl)glucosamine N-acyltransferase: MKLSDLIERLGGTLAQGSPDHRLRGVTSPSRAGANDIVFAEDSASAEDALASKAGAVVLRKGLVGSYPAAKCVVETPQPRLWFARAAKLLKPALPVGGVHPSAVIGSKVQLGEDVTIGPCAVIEDNAHVGARTRIEAGAVIGRCVDIGDYCHIHPRAVLYPGTTLGNWVVVHAGAVLGADGFGYVRNPQNGAYTQFPQQGTLVIEDEVEIGANTTIDRGALAETRIRRGVKIDNLVHVGHNCDIGEDVILVALTGISGSSTVGKSAVLAGQVGIGDHAHVAPGVILGGQSGVFNGKTAAAEPGTVLYGTPARPLKQVLREQAVLARLAKRSKPSDRSN, from the coding sequence ATGAAACTCAGCGACCTAATCGAACGCCTGGGCGGCACACTCGCGCAGGGCAGCCCTGACCACCGCCTCCGCGGCGTCACCTCACCCTCCCGCGCAGGCGCCAATGACATCGTCTTCGCCGAAGACTCCGCTTCCGCCGAAGACGCCCTAGCCAGCAAAGCCGGAGCCGTCGTCCTTCGCAAAGGCCTCGTCGGTTCCTACCCCGCCGCCAAATGCGTCGTCGAAACCCCGCAGCCCCGCCTCTGGTTCGCCCGCGCCGCCAAGCTCCTCAAGCCCGCCCTCCCCGTCGGCGGAGTCCATCCCAGCGCAGTTATCGGCTCCAAGGTCCAGCTTGGTGAAGACGTCACCATCGGTCCCTGTGCCGTCATTGAAGACAACGCCCACGTCGGCGCACGCACCCGCATCGAAGCGGGAGCAGTCATCGGCCGGTGCGTCGACATCGGCGACTACTGCCACATCCACCCACGCGCCGTCCTCTATCCCGGCACCACACTCGGCAACTGGGTCGTCGTGCACGCCGGTGCAGTCCTCGGCGCCGATGGCTTCGGCTACGTCCGCAACCCCCAGAACGGCGCCTACACCCAGTTTCCCCAGCAGGGAACCCTCGTGATCGAAGACGAAGTCGAAATCGGCGCCAACACCACCATCGACCGCGGCGCACTCGCCGAAACCCGCATCCGTCGCGGCGTCAAAATCGACAACCTCGTCCACGTCGGCCACAACTGTGACATCGGCGAAGACGTCATCCTCGTCGCCCTCACCGGCATTTCCGGCTCCAGCACGGTAGGGAAGTCCGCAGTCCTCGCCGGCCAGGTCGGCATTGGCGACCACGCCCACGTTGCCCCCGGAGTCATCCTCGGAGGCCAGTCCGGCGTCTTCAACGGCAAGACCGCCGCCGCCGAGCCCGGCACCGTCCTCTACGGAACCCCCGCCCGCCCCCTCAAGCAGGTCCTCCGCGAACAAGCCGTCCTAGCCCGCCTCGCCAAACGCTCCAAGCCGAGCGACCGTAGTAACTAA
- a CDS encoding ROK family protein, with protein sequence MKPKASAKPTAASQALSTKSLGPITLAIDIGGSGLKAMLLDAAGNPVSERERIPTPAIPTANAVMKELDKLRELLPNFDRVSVGFPGVVKRGVTMSAFNLHPTWSGFHLQLELEKRWKKPVRVANDAAIQGYGAIKGDGIEMVITLGTGMGNAVYTSGRLVAMELGHHPWKKFTYEDYIGRRGLDKYGKKRWNKYVLEMIDQLRNTFNWDRLYLGGGNTKKIEFKLPDDVTVVSNETGLLGGVALWRDDTLSEHATRRNAR encoded by the coding sequence ATGAAACCTAAAGCTTCGGCCAAGCCCACTGCTGCCTCGCAGGCACTCTCGACGAAATCTCTCGGACCAATCACCCTGGCAATCGACATTGGCGGATCGGGATTGAAGGCCATGCTGCTGGACGCGGCCGGAAACCCGGTGAGTGAGCGGGAGCGCATACCGACGCCGGCGATTCCAACGGCGAACGCGGTAATGAAGGAGCTCGACAAGCTGCGGGAGTTGCTGCCGAACTTCGATCGCGTGTCGGTGGGATTTCCTGGCGTGGTGAAGCGCGGGGTGACGATGAGCGCATTCAACCTGCACCCCACGTGGAGTGGATTCCATTTGCAGCTCGAGTTGGAAAAGCGCTGGAAGAAGCCGGTGCGCGTGGCGAACGACGCAGCGATCCAGGGCTATGGTGCGATCAAGGGCGATGGGATCGAGATGGTCATCACGCTGGGGACGGGCATGGGAAATGCCGTGTATACGTCCGGGCGGCTGGTGGCGATGGAGTTGGGGCATCATCCGTGGAAGAAGTTCACGTACGAGGACTACATTGGGCGGCGCGGGCTGGACAAGTACGGCAAGAAGCGCTGGAACAAGTACGTGCTGGAGATGATCGATCAGTTGCGGAATACGTTCAATTGGGATCGTCTCTACCTGGGCGGCGGGAACACGAAGAAGATCGAGTTCAAGCTGCCGGACGATGTGACGGTGGTGTCGAATGAGACCGGCCTGCTGGGCGGAGTGGCGCTGTGGCGGGATGACACGCTGAGCGAGCATGCAACTCGCCGAAACGCTCGATGA
- a CDS encoding thioredoxin family protein yields MVAQTASGPNGGAAAGSNTPTTTTGPDAHLPPTNAKLNGLAHRLLQAGLKTNALADENLAPWHIKIDYQMRNDPSPKLVSGSVEEWHAGPYQWRRTYTSSDEGATGTEWSTSRTERFTSKRGMRPQGYHFLLLRVTRPVIEPLYQAANVKPDYEMKAVRTTTEGVTLNCASVVDGARYTDEPDFIFATTCFDTDLHLRLTVAGDTTVQFDDVQMFQGKAVARNVKVIQQGRLLAEMKVSALEALPAGSEAEVKPPVGAVPEPYVVESGMPKPESVYEVAASLGMAPTFPYRGAIPVPIVILKDGSVKVQRGQLAVFSTQLGDALENAINKWKYKPYHVDGQPVEVAQTVFYPIDGKPFVPSYDRPKPKAVLTAPEDFSSAYDPKRDPAKDLAAAQAQAAAGHKRILMEVGGDWCSWCKILDKFFLEHADVRSARDAEFVLLKVNFSGNNENVAFLSQYPAIPGYPWIFVLDGDGKLLKSVDTNTLESGNTGYSEKAIRDFLTAWKR; encoded by the coding sequence GTGGTCGCACAGACTGCTTCAGGACCGAATGGCGGCGCGGCCGCCGGATCGAATACGCCGACAACAACAACGGGGCCTGACGCCCACCTGCCGCCGACGAATGCGAAGCTGAACGGGCTGGCGCACAGGCTGCTGCAGGCGGGGCTGAAGACGAATGCCCTCGCCGACGAGAATCTTGCGCCGTGGCATATCAAGATCGACTACCAGATGCGCAATGATCCTAGCCCCAAGCTGGTGAGCGGGAGCGTCGAGGAGTGGCACGCGGGGCCCTACCAATGGCGGCGGACCTACACCAGTTCCGATGAAGGCGCCACGGGCACCGAGTGGAGCACTTCGCGCACCGAGCGATTCACTTCAAAGCGCGGCATGCGTCCGCAGGGCTATCACTTCCTACTGCTACGGGTGACGCGTCCGGTGATCGAGCCGTTGTATCAGGCAGCGAACGTCAAGCCTGATTACGAGATGAAGGCAGTGCGCACGACCACCGAGGGGGTGACCCTGAACTGCGCGTCGGTAGTGGACGGCGCGCGGTACACGGATGAGCCGGACTTCATTTTCGCGACGACGTGCTTCGACACGGATCTGCATCTACGGCTGACGGTGGCGGGGGATACGACGGTTCAGTTCGACGATGTGCAGATGTTTCAGGGCAAGGCGGTGGCGCGAAACGTCAAAGTGATTCAGCAAGGAAGACTACTGGCAGAGATGAAGGTGTCGGCTCTGGAGGCGCTGCCGGCGGGAAGTGAGGCAGAGGTGAAGCCGCCGGTGGGTGCCGTACCGGAGCCTTACGTGGTGGAGTCGGGAATGCCGAAGCCGGAGTCGGTGTATGAGGTGGCAGCGTCGCTGGGGATGGCCCCCACCTTTCCTTATCGCGGTGCTATACCGGTGCCCATCGTTATTCTGAAAGATGGCAGCGTGAAGGTGCAGCGTGGGCAGTTGGCGGTGTTCTCAACGCAGCTTGGTGATGCGCTGGAGAACGCGATCAACAAGTGGAAGTACAAGCCATACCATGTGGACGGGCAACCGGTTGAAGTGGCGCAGACAGTGTTTTACCCGATCGATGGCAAGCCGTTTGTGCCGTCGTACGACAGGCCAAAGCCGAAGGCGGTGTTGACTGCGCCAGAGGATTTTTCAAGCGCGTACGACCCAAAGCGCGATCCAGCAAAGGATCTGGCGGCGGCGCAGGCGCAGGCCGCGGCTGGCCACAAGCGCATTCTGATGGAAGTGGGCGGCGACTGGTGCTCGTGGTGCAAGATCCTGGACAAGTTCTTTCTGGAGCATGCCGATGTGCGGTCGGCTCGCGATGCAGAGTTCGTGCTGCTGAAAGTGAACTTCAGCGGGAATAACGAAAACGTGGCGTTTCTATCGCAATATCCGGCGATTCCGGGTTACCCATGGATCTTTGTTCTGGATGGTGACGGGAAGCTGCTGAAGTCGGTGGACACGAACACGCTGGAGAGCGGGAATACCGGATACAGCGAGAAGGCGATCAGGGATTTCCTGACGGCGTGGAAGAGGTAG